Proteins encoded by one window of uncultured Celeribacter sp.:
- a CDS encoding N-formylglutamate amidohydrolase: protein MTLSPPYHVQGENRSGRWLVTCDHATNRVPREIGPDLGIGADDMARHIAYDIGAHGVSRELARLLDSPMIHTDFSRLVIDPNRGEDDPTLVMKLYDGTIIPRNRHADAAEVERRLALFHRPYHDAYEALCAARDDVVICAIHSFTPQLKNRPRRPWQIGILSAYDKRFTAPFIKALEASEVLHAEADKIGERLVIGDNEPYDGHLPGDAIDRHALHHGRLNLLIELRSDLIETPEGQAHWAALLSPILTDTLNKTGL from the coding sequence ATGACCTTATCTCCTCCTTATCATGTTCAGGGTGAAAACCGAAGTGGGCGTTGGCTTGTGACCTGCGACCATGCGACCAATCGTGTACCAAGGGAGATCGGCCCCGATCTTGGCATTGGCGCGGACGACATGGCGCGTCATATCGCCTATGACATCGGCGCACATGGCGTGAGCCGGGAATTGGCGCGTTTGCTCGACAGCCCGATGATCCACACGGATTTCTCCCGCCTCGTGATCGACCCGAACCGGGGCGAAGATGATCCGACCTTGGTCATGAAGCTCTATGACGGCACGATCATTCCGCGCAATCGCCATGCCGATGCGGCCGAGGTCGAGCGGCGTCTTGCTCTGTTTCATCGCCCCTATCATGACGCCTATGAGGCGCTTTGTGCCGCGCGTGACGATGTGGTGATCTGCGCCATCCATAGCTTCACACCGCAGCTCAAGAACCGCCCGCGCCGCCCATGGCAGATCGGCATTCTCTCGGCCTATGACAAACGCTTCACCGCCCCCTTCATCAAAGCCCTCGAAGCCTCTGAGGTCTTGCACGCAGAGGCCGACAAGATCGGCGAACGTTTGGTCATCGGCGACAACGAACCCTATGACGGCCACCTGCCGGGCGATGCCATCGACCGCCACGCGCTGCACCACGGACGGCTGAACCTTTTGATCGAACTGCGCTCCGATCTCATTGAAACGCCCGAAGGCCAGGCCCATTGGGCCGCGCTTTTGTCCCCGATTCTCACCGACACCCTAAATAAAACCGGATTATAA
- the rplT gene encoding 50S ribosomal protein L20 — protein sequence MSRTKGGTVTHARHKKVLKAAKGYYGARSRNFRTATQAVDKANQYATRDRKARKRNFRALWIQRINAAVRSHDEALTYSKFINGLALAGIEVDRKVLADLAIHEPDAFGAIVDKAKAALA from the coding sequence ATGTCCCGCACCAAAGGTGGTACCGTTACCCACGCCCGTCACAAAAAAGTTCTGAAGGCCGCCAAAGGTTACTACGGCGCCCGTTCCCGGAACTTCCGCACCGCGACCCAGGCCGTCGACAAGGCGAACCAATACGCGACACGCGACCGTAAAGCCCGCAAGCGCAATTTCCGCGCTCTGTGGATCCAGCGTATCAACGCTGCCGTGCGTTCGCATGACGAAGCGCTGACCTACTCCAAATTCATCAACGGCCTCGCACTGGCTGGCATCGAAGTGGACCGTAAAGTCCTCGCCGATCTCGCCATCCACGAGCCGGATGCGTTTGGTGCCATCGTCGATAAGGCGAAGGCCGCGCTCGCGTAA
- a CDS encoding DUF2513 domain-containing protein — translation MKRDFERIRELLMESEKSSDRFFEIDANVDDFDRYQISLMEQAGLVKILDPNRPPNPTAVNYGLARMLRCKSYEVTWQGHDYLDAIRSDTVWNKTKEGAAKVGGMTLGMMKDLAIAYVKQEAVEKLGIKL, via the coding sequence GTGAAGCGTGATTTCGAGCGGATTCGTGAACTACTGATGGAAAGCGAGAAATCTAGCGATAGATTTTTTGAAATCGATGCAAACGTAGATGATTTCGATCGCTATCAAATAAGCCTGATGGAGCAAGCAGGTCTGGTTAAAATATTGGACCCCAATCGTCCCCCAAATCCGACTGCCGTTAATTATGGGTTGGCTCGAATGCTAAGATGCAAAAGTTATGAGGTGACATGGCAAGGCCATGATTACCTTGATGCAATCCGTTCAGACACCGTTTGGAACAAAACCAAGGAAGGTGCCGCCAAAGTTGGGGGTATGACGCTTGGTATGATGAAGGATTTGGCCATTGCTTATGTCAAACAAGAGGCGGTCGAAAAGCTGGGTATAAAGCTCTAG
- the pheT gene encoding phenylalanine--tRNA ligase subunit beta codes for MKFTLSWLKEHLETEASLDDILYALTDLGLEVEGVENPRDKLKGFKLVKVKEAEKHPDADKLRVCQVETDEGMTQIVCGAPNARAGITAVLAKPGMYIPGLDITISVGKIRGVESHGMMASERELELSDEHNGIIELEDGEIGMEFADWLAKHQPSKVDPVIEIAITPNRPDALGVHGIARDLAARGLGTLKPLKVETVEGKFPNPISVEVTEAAKDGCHVFAGRLIKGVKNGPSPKWLQDRLTAIGLRPISILVDVTNFFTYDRNRPLHVFDAATVEGGLVIDRAKGGEELLALDEKTYKMPEGAMCIFSGGKVESIGGIMGGEETGCSDETTDVFVEAAFWNHLDIAKGGRALKINSDARYRNERGIDPAYNMQALDDATAMILELCGGEASEVVVAGEVPDVSRSYKLDTDRVQSLVGMDIPAERQVAILEALGFVMDGDMAQVPSWRPDVLGEADLVEEVARVESLTHLEPKPMKRPSGVAKQILTPMQVRESASRHQAAGLGFNECVTYSFIDQKSADLFGGGTDAVRLENPISSEMSHMRPDLLPGLLAAATRNQARGFADLNLFECGPAFFGGEPGEQRAQISGLRVGATGAKDVHGERRSYDLYDAKADAEAVLAAIGAPAKAQILRDTSPWFHPGRSGKICLGPKKVLAEFGELHPKVLKEMGVKGTAVAFTVYLEEAPMPRGNKIARSAFFTNDLQAVERDFAFVVDKDVRALDLVNAAGGADKALIEDVRIFDEFIGGSLGEDKKSLAITVRIQPTDGTLKEKDLDALSQKIIAKVEKATGGTLRG; via the coding sequence ATGAAATTCACACTCTCCTGGCTCAAAGAGCATCTGGAAACCGAGGCCTCCCTCGATGACATCCTTTACGCGCTGACCGATCTCGGGCTTGAGGTCGAAGGCGTCGAGAACCCGCGCGATAAGCTTAAGGGGTTCAAACTCGTCAAAGTCAAAGAGGCCGAGAAACACCCGGACGCCGACAAGCTCAGGGTCTGTCAGGTCGAAACCGACGAGGGCATGACCCAGATCGTCTGTGGCGCGCCCAATGCCCGTGCGGGGATCACCGCCGTCTTGGCGAAACCGGGCATGTATATCCCCGGCCTCGACATTACGATTTCCGTCGGCAAAATCCGCGGCGTTGAGAGCCATGGTATGATGGCGTCTGAGCGCGAGCTGGAGCTGTCGGACGAGCACAACGGCATCATCGAGCTGGAAGACGGCGAGATCGGCATGGAGTTTGCCGACTGGCTGGCGAAACATCAGCCGTCGAAGGTCGATCCGGTCATCGAAATCGCGATCACGCCGAACCGACCTGACGCGTTGGGGGTCCATGGCATCGCGCGTGATTTGGCGGCGCGGGGGCTTGGTACGTTGAAGCCGCTCAAAGTCGAGACGGTCGAAGGCAAATTCCCGAACCCGATCTCGGTCGAGGTTACGGAGGCCGCGAAAGACGGCTGTCACGTCTTTGCCGGGCGTCTGATCAAAGGCGTGAAAAACGGTCCCTCGCCGAAATGGTTGCAGGATCGCCTGACCGCCATCGGTCTGCGCCCGATTTCCATTCTGGTCGATGTCACCAACTTCTTCACCTATGACCGCAACCGCCCGCTGCACGTCTTTGACGCGGCGACGGTGGAGGGCGGTCTGGTGATCGACCGCGCGAAAGGCGGCGAGGAGCTTTTGGCGCTCGATGAGAAGACCTACAAAATGCCCGAAGGCGCGATGTGCATCTTCTCCGGTGGCAAGGTCGAGAGCATCGGTGGCATCATGGGCGGCGAAGAGACCGGCTGTTCCGATGAGACCACGGATGTGTTTGTCGAGGCGGCGTTCTGGAACCATCTCGACATCGCCAAAGGTGGCCGCGCGCTTAAGATCAACTCGGACGCGCGTTACCGCAACGAGCGCGGCATCGACCCGGCCTACAACATGCAAGCTCTGGACGATGCGACCGCGATGATCCTCGAGCTTTGCGGTGGCGAAGCTTCTGAGGTTGTCGTCGCGGGCGAAGTGCCGGACGTGTCGCGGAGCTACAAACTCGACACCGACCGGGTGCAATCGCTCGTCGGTATGGACATTCCGGCGGAACGTCAGGTCGCGATTCTGGAGGCCTTGGGCTTCGTGATGGACGGCGACATGGCGCAAGTGCCGAGCTGGCGTCCCGACGTGCTGGGCGAGGCCGATCTGGTCGAAGAAGTCGCCCGTGTCGAAAGCCTGACGCATCTGGAGCCGAAGCCAATGAAACGCCCCTCCGGCGTGGCGAAGCAAATCCTGACGCCGATGCAGGTGCGCGAAAGTGCCTCCCGCCATCAGGCGGCGGGTCTCGGGTTCAACGAATGCGTGACCTACAGCTTCATCGACCAGAAATCCGCGGACCTCTTCGGCGGGGGCACCGATGCCGTGCGTCTGGAAAACCCGATTTCCTCCGAGATGAGCCATATGCGCCCGGACCTTTTGCCCGGTCTTCTGGCGGCGGCGACGCGCAATCAGGCGCGCGGTTTTGCCGACCTGAACCTGTTCGAATGCGGCCCTGCCTTCTTTGGTGGTGAGCCGGGTGAGCAGCGTGCGCAAATTTCCGGTCTGCGTGTGGGTGCGACGGGGGCGAAAGACGTGCATGGCGAACGCCGCAGCTACGATCTCTATGACGCGAAAGCCGATGCAGAGGCCGTTTTGGCGGCCATCGGCGCGCCCGCAAAGGCACAAATCCTGCGCGATACTTCGCCGTGGTTCCACCCGGGCCGCTCGGGGAAAATCTGCCTCGGTCCGAAAAAGGTTCTGGCCGAATTCGGCGAGCTGCACCCGAAGGTTCTCAAGGAGATGGGCGTCAAAGGCACCGCTGTGGCCTTTACCGTCTACCTCGAAGAGGCCCCGATGCCGCGTGGCAATAAAATCGCGCGGTCCGCGTTCTTCACCAATGACCTGCAAGCGGTTGAGCGCGACTTTGCCTTTGTCGTCGACAAGGACGTGCGCGCGCTCGATCTGGTCAACGCAGCCGGT
- a CDS encoding calcium-binding protein has translation MLLLPALAGFAIYEAFDDDDDDDRDDDEVNNTPPPPPSDIPLSEVTEGEEFTGDDSDEVILGTDTHDIINGGGGNDYLYGEAGRDTLSGGTGNDIIDGGGWSDTINGNGGDDTIYGGQGYDVVEGGWGDDTVFMGSENDRYGTNSHGLVVPGKIYAQGGDDTVHGGEGDDAIFDMSGANKLYGDEGDDEISAVDFAMFAVDAEEGFSEEEVGLPDEPEDSRDTVDGGDGNDVLLVDNGDTVTGGEGADQIWVHEHLDLEQERVIVTDFDPSEDVLVVDVYGTTTGLDGSEFEFQDTAEGVLVTYNDVDVAVLQNLSLNDLPGDLSGIIYACL, from the coding sequence TTGCTTCTTCTCCCTGCTCTCGCCGGTTTTGCCATCTATGAGGCGTTTGACGACGATGATGATGATGACCGCGACGATGATGAGGTCAACAACACGCCCCCGCCGCCCCCGTCAGACATCCCCCTTTCCGAGGTCACAGAAGGCGAAGAATTCACCGGCGACGACAGCGACGAGGTCATTCTTGGCACGGACACGCACGACATCATCAATGGCGGCGGCGGCAATGATTACCTTTATGGCGAAGCCGGAAGGGATACGCTGAGCGGTGGCACCGGCAATGACATCATTGATGGCGGAGGCTGGAGCGACACCATCAACGGCAATGGTGGAGATGACACCATTTACGGTGGACAGGGATATGATGTCGTCGAGGGTGGCTGGGGCGATGATACCGTTTTCATGGGTTCTGAGAATGATCGCTACGGTACAAATTCCCATGGCCTTGTCGTGCCCGGTAAAATTTACGCTCAAGGCGGCGACGACACAGTACACGGCGGCGAAGGGGATGACGCCATCTTCGATATGTCCGGCGCAAATAAGCTCTATGGCGATGAAGGGGACGACGAAATAAGCGCCGTTGACTTCGCCATGTTTGCCGTCGACGCGGAAGAGGGCTTCTCCGAAGAGGAAGTCGGGCTTCCTGACGAACCGGAAGATTCTCGCGACACCGTGGATGGTGGCGACGGGAATGATGTTCTTCTGGTCGACAATGGCGACACCGTGACCGGGGGCGAGGGTGCGGACCAAATCTGGGTTCACGAGCATCTCGACCTGGAGCAAGAACGCGTGATCGTCACGGATTTTGATCCGTCCGAAGATGTGCTGGTCGTGGATGTCTACGGCACCACAACCGGGTTGGATGGCTCCGAATTTGAATTTCAGGACACTGCAGAGGGCGTTTTGGTGACATATAACGACGTTGACGTTGCCGTCTTGCAAAACCTCAGCCTTAATGATTTGCCCGGTGATTTGTCAGGGATCATCTACGCCTGTCTCTAA
- the rpmI gene encoding 50S ribosomal protein L35, whose amino-acid sequence MPKMKTKSSAKKRFKMTATGKVKAGQAGKRHGMIKRTTKFIRDARGTTTLSAPDAKIVKSYMPYNR is encoded by the coding sequence ATGCCTAAGATGAAGACGAAGTCGAGCGCCAAAAAGCGCTTTAAAATGACCGCCACTGGCAAGGTCAAAGCAGGTCAGGCCGGCAAACGCCACGGCATGATCAAACGCACCACGAAATTTATCCGTGACGCACGTGGCACGACCACGCTCTCCGCACCCGATGCGAAGATCGTGAAGTCCTACATGCCCTACAACCGCTAA
- a CDS encoding D-amino-acid transaminase, whose protein sequence is MTRTVYVNGDYLPETEAKISIFDRGFLMADAVYEVTSVLNGKLIDFQGHVARLQRSLAELDMVSPVTMDELLEIHHQLIEKNDLEEGGIYLQVTRGAGADRDFVWPDPEEVKGGIVLFTFAKKITANKNLDEGIKVISVEDLRWGRRDIKTTQLLWPSYAKMQAKKAGATDAWFVEDGYVTEGYANNVYIVKDGVIITRELSNDILHGITRAAILKFAQEAQMQIEERPFTIEEAQNADEAFATSATGFTQPVVEIDGVTVGTGKPGPVSTRLREIYIDEMPKTAL, encoded by the coding sequence ATGACCCGCACCGTTTACGTGAACGGCGACTACCTGCCGGAAACCGAGGCAAAAATTTCCATTTTCGACCGCGGGTTCCTGATGGCGGACGCGGTTTATGAGGTGACGTCTGTCCTGAATGGCAAGCTCATCGACTTTCAGGGCCACGTCGCCCGTCTTCAGCGGTCCTTGGCCGAACTCGACATGGTGTCGCCGGTGACGATGGACGAGCTGTTGGAGATCCATCACCAGCTGATCGAGAAAAACGACCTCGAAGAGGGCGGGATTTACCTTCAGGTGACCCGTGGTGCGGGCGCCGACCGCGATTTCGTCTGGCCGGACCCCGAAGAGGTGAAAGGCGGCATCGTGCTCTTTACCTTTGCCAAGAAAATCACCGCGAACAAGAACCTCGATGAAGGCATCAAAGTGATCTCCGTCGAGGACCTGCGTTGGGGCCGTCGCGACATCAAGACGACGCAGCTTCTCTGGCCGTCCTATGCCAAGATGCAGGCCAAGAAAGCCGGTGCAACCGACGCCTGGTTCGTTGAGGATGGCTATGTGACCGAGGGCTATGCCAACAACGTCTATATCGTCAAAGACGGCGTGATCATCACCCGCGAGCTGTCCAACGACATCCTGCACGGCATCACCCGCGCCGCGATCCTCAAGTTCGCGCAAGAAGCCCAGATGCAGATCGAGGAACGCCCCTTCACCATCGAGGAGGCCCAGAATGCGGATGAGGCTTTCGCAACCTCGGCCACGGGCTTTACCCAGCCGGTCGTGGAGATCGACGGCGTGACGGTCGGCACCGGCAAGCCGGGTCCGGTGTCCACGCGTCTGCGTGAGATTTACATCGACGAGATGCCGAAAACGGCGCTTTGA
- a CDS encoding DUF1244 domain-containing protein, with protein sequence MPEIDEKTMVEIEAAAFRTLRDHLMTKRPDVQNIDMMNLAGFCRNCLSRWVQEAAGERGVEMSKDEARALYYGMPYEDWKTQSQTEASPEQQAAFEKAFAENVRKDPNT encoded by the coding sequence ATGCCAGAGATTGACGAGAAAACCATGGTGGAAATCGAAGCGGCGGCCTTTCGCACGCTACGCGATCACCTCATGACCAAACGCCCCGATGTGCAGAACATCGACATGATGAACCTCGCCGGGTTCTGCCGCAATTGCCTGTCGCGCTGGGTGCAAGAGGCCGCAGGCGAGCGCGGCGTCGAGATGTCGAAAGACGAGGCACGCGCGCTGTATTACGGCATGCCCTATGAAGATTGGAAAACGCAAAGCCAGACCGAGGCCTCTCCCGAACAACAGGCCGCGTTTGAGAAAGCCTTTGCCGAGAATGTCAGGAAAGACCCGAACACCTAA
- a CDS encoding ASCH domain-containing protein, whose product MTDQNDNMEDLQVTYPGAGTFLLGATKGRVEHLNKLVAAKQKTATCLPWSEFENDQDALPQAGRCDIIANWDGTPAMVVRTVSVDKVKFRHVTPQMAMAEGEDKDIEAWRKRTAKAFGTKGVLDRDTMLVFETFELVEDLGLR is encoded by the coding sequence ATGACCGACCAAAACGACAACATGGAAGATCTCCAAGTCACCTATCCGGGGGCGGGGACGTTTCTGTTGGGCGCGACCAAGGGTCGGGTGGAGCATCTCAATAAATTGGTCGCGGCCAAACAGAAAACCGCCACCTGTCTGCCGTGGTCCGAGTTCGAGAATGACCAAGACGCTCTACCGCAAGCGGGGCGTTGTGACATCATCGCCAATTGGGACGGTACGCCTGCCATGGTCGTGCGCACTGTGAGCGTCGATAAGGTCAAATTCCGCCATGTGACGCCGCAAATGGCCATGGCTGAGGGCGAAGACAAAGACATCGAGGCGTGGCGCAAACGCACCGCCAAGGCATTCGGCACCAAAGGCGTGTTGGACCGCGACACGATGTTGGTGTTTGAAACCTTTGAGCTGGTCGAAGATTTAGGCCTGCGCTGA
- a CDS encoding YrhK family protein translates to MTLFDNRNRTKSEETHRVYAAYELAHTLVDFGAAFCFIIGSVFFFYDSLVRAGTWFFLIGSILFAAKPTLRLMREIKLLKMGRIAALAEREET, encoded by the coding sequence ATGACCCTTTTCGATAACAGAAACCGCACCAAGAGCGAAGAGACCCATCGTGTCTATGCCGCCTATGAATTGGCGCATACGCTGGTGGATTTCGGCGCGGCGTTTTGTTTCATCATCGGGTCCGTGTTCTTTTTCTACGACAGTCTTGTACGGGCGGGGACATGGTTTTTCCTCATCGGTTCGATCCTGTTCGCCGCCAAACCGACATTGCGCCTGATGCGCGAAATCAAACTGCTCAAAATGGGGCGCATTGCTGCCCTTGCCGAGCGCGAAGAAACCTAG
- the pheS gene encoding phenylalanine--tRNA ligase subunit alpha gives MIDLKNKYLTAILAAGDEATLEDIRLQAVGKKGEVALKMRELGKMSPEERQVMGPKLNALKDEINSALAAKKVALEDAALDARLAEEWLDVTLPGRQRPQGTIHPISRVSEEIYAIFADLGFAVAEGPQIEDDWHNFDALNIAPNHPARQEHDTFYMHRAEDDARAPNVLRTHTSPVQIRGMIEQGAPIRIIAPGRVYRSDYDQTHTPMFHQVEGMAIDRDISMANLKWVLEEFYTAFFGTKVKTRFRASHFPFTEPSAEVDVQCKWENGTVTVGEGDDWLEVLGSGMMHPKVLTAGGIDTKVWQGFAFGMGIDRLAMLKYGIPDLRAFFDSDLRWLRHYGFSALGTPTLAGGIHG, from the coding sequence ATGATTGATCTGAAGAACAAATACCTCACCGCCATTCTCGCGGCCGGGGACGAGGCGACGCTGGAAGACATCCGTCTTCAGGCGGTCGGCAAAAAAGGCGAAGTGGCGCTCAAAATGCGCGAGCTGGGCAAGATGAGCCCGGAAGAGCGTCAGGTCATGGGGCCGAAACTCAACGCTTTGAAGGACGAGATCAACTCCGCGCTGGCCGCCAAAAAGGTTGCGCTGGAAGACGCCGCATTGGACGCGCGTCTGGCCGAGGAATGGCTCGACGTGACGCTTCCGGGCCGTCAGCGTCCGCAAGGGACCATTCACCCGATCTCGCGTGTGTCTGAGGAAATCTACGCCATTTTCGCCGATCTCGGCTTTGCCGTCGCCGAAGGCCCGCAGATCGAGGATGACTGGCACAATTTCGACGCGCTCAACATCGCGCCGAACCACCCGGCGCGCCAAGAGCATGACACCTTCTACATGCACCGCGCCGAGGATGACGCGCGTGCGCCGAACGTGCTGCGCACCCACACTTCGCCGGTGCAAATCCGGGGCATGATCGAACAAGGCGCGCCGATCCGCATCATCGCGCCGGGCCGTGTGTACCGGTCTGACTACGACCAGACCCACACGCCGATGTTCCACCAGGTCGAAGGCATGGCCATCGACCGCGACATCTCCATGGCGAACCTGAAATGGGTGCTCGAAGAGTTCTACACCGCGTTTTTCGGCACCAAGGTCAAAACCCGCTTCCGCGCCTCGCACTTCCCCTTCACGGAACCCTCCGCCGAGGTGGACGTGCAGTGCAAATGGGAAAACGGCACCGTGACCGTGGGTGAAGGCGACGACTGGCTCGAAGTCCTGGGCTCCGGCATGATGCACCCCAAAGTCCTGACCGCGGGCGGCATCGACACCAAAGTTTGGCAAGGCTTTGCCTTCGGCATGGGGATCGACCGTTTGGCGATGCTGAAATACGGCATCCCCGATTTGCGGGCGTTCTTTGACTCTGACCTGCGCTGGCTGCGGCACTATGGGTTTAGTGCTCTGGGCACGCCGACGCTGGCGGGGGGAATTCACGGGTGA
- a CDS encoding 5-carboxymethyl-2-hydroxymuconate isomerase, with translation MPHVVIDFSEGLERSHDIQALCEAVFDALILDVEVNAPALKTRARPQPYFKIGTEPDTFAHATLYLLTGRDDETKARLSDIVLKAMDGIMPTVGSLSVDVRDMNAPAYAKRVRG, from the coding sequence ATGCCCCATGTTGTCATCGACTTTTCCGAAGGCCTTGAGCGAAGCCACGACATCCAAGCGCTCTGTGAAGCCGTCTTCGACGCGCTTATTCTCGACGTGGAAGTCAACGCCCCCGCACTCAAAACCCGCGCACGTCCCCAGCCCTATTTCAAAATCGGCACCGAGCCGGACACCTTCGCCCATGCCACGCTCTATCTTTTGACGGGCCGCGATGACGAGACAAAGGCGCGGCTGTCGGATATTGTCCTGAAGGCGATGGACGGGATCATGCCGACGGTCGGCAGCCTGTCCGTCGATGTGCGCGACATGAATGCGCCCGCCTATGCCAAACGCGTGAGAGGTTAA
- the pyk gene encoding pyruvate kinase: MRRLRNVKIVATLGPSSNDYDTIRALSEAGADVFRLNMSHGDHEEIRARHAIIRKIETDLGRPIAILADLQGPKLRVGKFGSGAHDLEEGDKFRLDLDDAPGDSNRVQLPHAEIFAALKPGSSLLVNDGKIRLKVEDCGSDYANCVVTVGGTISDRKGVNVPDVVLPLAALSPKDRKDLEFVCELGVDWVALSFVQRPEDMLEAKDLVKGRASVLAKIEKPSAVEAFEDILAVSDGIMVARGDLGVELPVQAVPPIQKRLTRRCRAVAKPVIVATQMLESMIESPMPTRAEVSDVATAIYEGADAIMLSAESAAGNYPIEAVTTMNNVAVSVESDPVYRDVLDASRAGIKRNTTADAIVSAAREIAETTDVKAVVCYSESGTTAALTARERPHVPIIAMTSRRGTARKLCLYWGMHCVMTGEVERFKMAVVNAARAARTSGFATEADKIVVVAGIPFNHAGSTNILRVAPCEERLIFNTDPE; this comes from the coding sequence ATGAGACGCCTTCGGAACGTAAAAATTGTGGCCACGCTGGGCCCCTCCTCCAATGATTACGACACCATCCGCGCGCTGTCAGAAGCCGGCGCGGATGTGTTTCGTCTGAACATGAGCCACGGCGACCACGAGGAAATCCGTGCCCGTCATGCGATCATCCGCAAAATCGAAACCGATCTCGGGCGCCCGATTGCTATTCTGGCGGATTTGCAGGGGCCGAAGCTGCGAGTCGGCAAATTCGGCTCCGGCGCGCATGATCTCGAAGAGGGCGACAAATTCCGCCTCGATCTCGACGATGCACCGGGCGATAGCAATCGGGTGCAATTGCCGCATGCTGAAATTTTTGCCGCCCTGAAGCCCGGCTCCTCGCTTCTGGTCAATGACGGCAAAATCCGCCTCAAGGTCGAGGACTGCGGTTCGGATTATGCCAACTGCGTGGTCACTGTCGGCGGCACGATTTCCGACCGCAAAGGCGTGAACGTGCCCGACGTGGTGCTGCCGCTCGCCGCTTTGTCGCCGAAGGACCGCAAAGATCTCGAATTCGTCTGCGAGCTTGGCGTGGATTGGGTGGCTTTGTCCTTTGTGCAGCGCCCCGAGGATATGCTGGAAGCCAAGGATCTGGTGAAAGGCCGCGCCTCCGTTTTGGCGAAGATCGAAAAACCTTCCGCCGTCGAAGCCTTCGAAGACATCCTTGCCGTGTCCGACGGCATCATGGTGGCCCGTGGCGATCTGGGCGTTGAATTGCCGGTGCAGGCCGTGCCGCCGATCCAGAAACGCCTGACGCGCCGCTGCCGCGCGGTGGCGAAGCCGGTGATCGTCGCGACCCAGATGTTGGAAAGCATGATCGAAAGCCCGATGCCGACCCGCGCCGAGGTCTCCGATGTGGCAACCGCTATCTACGAGGGCGCCGATGCGATCATGCTCTCGGCGGAATCCGCGGCGGGCAATTACCCGATTGAGGCCGTGACCACGATGAATAACGTTGCCGTGTCGGTCGAAAGCGATCCGGTCTACCGCGACGTGCTTGACGCCTCGCGCGCCGGGATCAAGCGCAACACCACCGCCGACGCCATCGTCTCGGCGGCGCGTGAGATCGCGGAAACCACCGATGTCAAAGCCGTGGTTTGCTATTCCGAGAGCGGCACGACTGCCGCTTTGACGGCCCGCGAACGTCCGCATGTGCCGATCATCGCCATGACGTCGCGCCGGGGCACCGCGCGCAAGCTCTGCCTCTATTGGGGCATGCATTGCGTGATGACGGGCGAAGTGGAGCGGTTCAAAATGGCCGTGGTCAATGCGGCGCGTGCCGCGCGCACCTCGGGCTTTGCGACAGAGGCCGACAAGATCGTCGTGGTGGCGGGCATTCCGTTCAACCATGCGGGCTCGACCAACATCCTGCGCGTGGCGCCTTGCGAAGAACGGCTGATCTTCAACACCGACCCGGAATAA